In a single window of the Procambarus clarkii isolate CNS0578487 chromosome 51, FALCON_Pclarkii_2.0, whole genome shotgun sequence genome:
- the LOC123774472 gene encoding uncharacterized protein, with product MTVPGLHESVVTVPGLHESVVTVPGLHESVMTVLGLNESVVTVLGLHESVVTVLGLHESVVTVLGLHESVVTVPGLHESVVTVLGLHESVVTVPGLHESVVTVPGLHESVVTVPGLHESVVTVPGLHESVVTVPGLHESVVTVPGLHESVGTVPGLHDSAWSHTRHGTWGSDH from the coding sequence ATGACAGTGCCTGGCCTCCATGAGAGTGTGGTGACAGTGCCTGGCCTCCATGAGAGTGTGGTGACAGTGCCTGGCCTCCATGAGAGTGTGATGACAGTGCTTGGCCTCAATGAGAGTGTGGTGACAGTGCTTGGCCTCCATGAGAGTGTGGTGACAGTGCTTGGCCTCCATGAGAGTGTGGTGACAGTGCTTGGCCTCCATGAGAGTGTGGTGACAGTGCCTGGCCTCCACGAGAGTGTGGTGACAGTGCTTGGCCTCCATGAGAGTGTGGTGACAGTGCCTGGCCTCCACGAGAGTGTGGTGACAGTGCCTGGCCTCCACGAGAGTGTGGTGACAGTGCCTGGCCTCCATGAGAGTGTGGTGACAGTGCCTGGCCTCCACGAGAGTGTGGTGACAGTGCCTGGCCTCCACGAGAGTGTGGTGACAGTGCCTGGCCTCCATGAGAGTGTGGGGACAGTGCCTGGCCTCCATGACAGTGCCTGGTCTCACACCCGTCACGGTACGTGGGGCAGTGACCACTAA